The genomic interval GTCGGCGCACACGCCGAAAATATCGCCCGACTTGCTCTTGCGTGTGGTAATTCCCCAGATGGCAACGCCTTTGCGTTTTCCGCAGGCCGTATCCAGCACCAGCCCTTCAAGCTGGCGGACAATTCGCCGGCCCCGCTTTTGTGTCCGGAACACAGGCCGGCGGCACAGGAAACGGCTCCCCGGCCAGCCCGGCCATTGTCTAATCCCCTGTGCTCGCCAAGAATGAACCAATGACGGTCTATGTGCGTTCACTCGAAACTGCTGTTCCGCCCACCGTGCTGGTTCAGACCGAAGCCCGGGACGTTTTTGCAGCTCAGCCGGGCCTGACCAGGCTGGGCTCGCGGCTGGTGAGTACTTGCTTCGATTCAGCCGCCATCGATACGCGCCATACCGCCGTCGAAGAAATGACCATGGCGTTCCGTTCGGACGATCCGCAGTTCTTTGATCCATCTACGGGCCTGCTCCTGAACCCCACCACCAAGGTGCGCAACGAGATCTTCGCCCGGGAGGTAACCAAACTTTTCATCGAGTCCGCCCGGGCTGCCGTCGACGCCTGCCCGGATCTGTCTTTGCTTGACATAACCCACGTCATTACCGTCTCCTGCACAGGATTCTTCAATCCCGGTCCTGACTACAAGATCGTCCGCGCATTGGGGCTGGACCCGGCCGTCCAGCGTTATCACCTCGGATTCATGGGGTGCTATGCCGCCTTTCCGGCGCTGCGGGCCGCCAAGTCGTTCTGCGAAGCAGATCCGCAGGCCGTTGTCCTGGTGGTCTGTGCCGAGCTGTGCTCCCTGCACGTGCGGACCTCGAACGATCCCGACACCATCATGGGTTCGGCGCTGTTCGCCGACGGCGCGGCGGCAGCCATCATTACGGCCCGGAATGATCCGGACGCACCTGCGCTGATGCAACTGGACCACTTCGAAACCGTCCTTACGCCGGTCGGCGAGGAATCCATGGCCTGGAACATCGGCGACCACGGCTTCGAAATGGTGCTGGGCAACTACGTCCCCCACATCATCGACGACCACATCATCGGCGCCCTCGCGCCCCTTCTGGCCCGGGATCCCTCGTTGCGTGGACTCCCCTACCGGGACATCCGCCATTGGGCCATCCATCCCGGCGGCCGGAGCATCCTGGACAAGGTCCAGACGCGCCTTGAACTCACCGACGAGCAACTCGTTCCGGCACGGGATACGTTGCGGGACTACGGCAACATGAGCAGCGCCACCGTGCTGTTTGTCCTCAGGCACATCCTGGAGCAGCCGCCGGTGGAGGGTGAGGAACGCATCTGCTCCATGGCGTTCGGCCCCGGACTCACGGTGGAGACCGGGCTCTTCACGAAACTCCGCCAGGCAGCCACCGGGAAGCCGGCGGTGCAGCCGGAGGCGGCCTCGTCGCTGGTCTGACCTGTGTCCCTGATGCGGCAAAGGGCTGCGGACGCAGTGGAAATGATGGACCTGCCGGACTGTGATCCCACCAAACTGGAGCTCACGTACCGGCAATTCGAACTGGTGAACCGGCTGTTCTCCGGCTGGCGGCAGCTGTACCGCCGCGAGCTTCGCCCCCTGCTCTCCCACGACACTGAAACCACGCTCCTCGACATAGGATGCGGCGGCGGGGACCTGGCACGCCAGCTCGCCCTCTGGTCCGCCCGGGACAAGCTGCTGCTCGAGGTCACCGGCATTGACCCGGACGCCAGGGCATACAGCTACTCGTCACGCCGCCCGCACCACGTCGCAGTCCGGTTCCGCCAGGCGGACAGTGCCGACCTGGTCCGCGAAGGCCGCCGGTTCGACGTCGTCATATCGAACCACGTCATCCACCACCTCCAACCAGCGGACCTGGCTCAGCTCCTGGCAGATTCGCAAGCCCTGGCGCGCCGGATTTCCTTGCACAACGATCTCCGCCGGAACATCGCAGCCTACGCACTTTTCTCCCTGGCGGCCCTCCCCTTCCGCGGCTCGTTCATCCGTGCGGACGGCCTGACCTCGATCAGGCGCAGCTACACCCCGGCAGAACTCACCGCCGCCGCTCCCCCTGGCTGGCAAGTGGCGCGCCACTCCCCTTTCCATCAGGTCCTCATGCACGGTCCGGACCATCCCGATGGCTGACGTGGTGATCGTCGGCGGCGGACCCGTGGGTCTGTATCTCGCCGCCCTGCTGCTTCAGGAAGGCGTCGCGGTCCAGGTCCTTGAACAGCGGCTCCACCGGGAACACCACTCGCGGGCCATCGGCATCCATCCCCCCGCACTCGCGGCGCTGGACAGGGCAGCGGTGGCCAGCGCCATGGTTGACGCCGGCGTGCGGATCCGCGGCGGCATCGCAGTCAGCGGCCAGAAGACCGTAGGGTCAATGTCTTTCGCATCGGTCTCGGAGCGCTTCCCGTTTGTGCTGTCACTCCCCCAGGTCACAACGGAATCACTGCTGGAGCGGCGCGTACACGAACTCGACGGTGCGGCGCTCGTCAGGGGCGCCAGGGTGACGGAAATAGCGGACGACGGCGGACTGGTCACCGTCCGAGCTGCCACCACCAAGACAGGCGGTGCGGGCACCCGGATCACCTCACGGCTCTTGGTCGCCGCCGACGGCTCGCGGTCCCTGATGCGCAACCTGCTGGGCATCCCGGCCACGTCTCGAACGTATCCCGACCATTACGTGATGGGTGATTTCGAAGGTACCGGCGAAAACCTGAACGAAGCCGTCCTGTACCTCGAAGCCGAAGGGATAGTGGAATCCTTTCCGCTGCCGGGCGGTCTCCGCCGCTGGGTAGTGAGGATTCCCCGGCCCGAACCGGTCCCGGACGCCGTCGAACTGGCGCGGATGGTCCACCACCGCACAGGGATCCGGCCGGACCCGGTCACCAACACCATGCTCAGTAGCTTCAGCCCATGCTCCACGGTGGCGTGCCGATCAGTCTCGGGGCGGGCCGTCCTGATCGGTGATGCTGCCCATGAAATAAGCCCCATCGGCGGTCAGGGCATGAACCTTGGCTGGCTGGACGCGGCGGAACTCGCACCGATCATCTGTGATGCCCTGGCGGGGAATCCGGTTGGCCAACGCCTGCACGCCTATTCAGCCCGGCGTCGCAAGGCCGCCTCGGTGGCGCGATGGCAGTCCGAAGTGAATATGACGCTGGGGCGCCCGCTGTCGCCACCTTTCCTGGCGTTGAGGAACCACGCAGTCAGCGCGGTGTCCGGCATTCCGGCGGCCAACAGGCTGGTGGCCCGCCGGTTCACCATGCAGTAACCCCCGCGCGGGTCAGGAATTCACGAAGTAGCAGTCGTAACTGTCCTGGCTGATGATCAGGCCGTCCCGGACTTCAAAGACCGACGACGTCCGGGCGCGGATGGTTTCCCCGGCATCCCAGTACCGCAGGTCCATCAGCGTCCGCGCCGACCAGTCGGCCTCCACCACAACCCGACCGCCTTCGCAGGTAGTGCGGCGGATCCCGAACTTCTGGTCCGCCACTACTTCGCCGCTTTGATCGAGGCCAGCCATCGCCTGGTCCCGCGTCCGCGTGGAGCCTTCAGCCGCGAGCAGATGCGGCGCCTCGACCAGCACGAAGTCCGCAGCGAGGAAACGGCCGATGGCCCCGCCGTCACCGCCGGCTTCCAGGGTCCGGATAAAGTCCAGGACAAGTTCCAGTGCGTTGGGTTCGGACGCCATCAGTTCAGCCATGGCATCGACATTAGCCGACGCGGCCGACGCCCTGCGGCTTCCGCCGCTAGGCTTTCCGCATGACCGCTGTATCACCGCCCACTTCATTCACTCCTGCGCACCTGAGGGAACGGGTGCAGGAAATCCTGTCTGCGGGATCGCTGCCGCCCATCGTCCAGGCCGGGAATCCCGTACTCCGCCAGCAGGCCGCGCCCTTCGACGGCCAGATCAGCGCCGGCGAGCTGGACCGGTTGATTGCCCTCATGCGCGAAGTGATGTACGAAGCCCCTGGTGTGGGGCTGGCCGCCCCGCAACTCGGAATCCCGCTGCAGCTGGCAGTCCTTGAGGACCAGTACGACGTCGACCCCGAGGCCGCTGCCCTGCGGCACCGTAGCCCGTTGGAGTTCCTCACCATCATCAACCCGCACTACACGGCCGTCGGAACGGAAAGCGCAGCGTTCTTCGAGGGGTGCCTCTCCCTGACCGGCCTGCAGGCAGTGGTAGTACGGCCAGAACGGGTGCTGCTCCGGTTCGAGACCCCCGGAGGCCTGGCGTCGGAACGGGAATTCGAGGGCTGGCAGGCGAGAATTGTGCAGCACGAAACCGATCACCTCCATGGCACCCTCTACGTTGACCGCGCCGAGTTGAGGTCCTTGAGCTCGAACGTCGAGTACGCCGCCAACTGGGCCGAGCCGGGGATCGGAAAGGCGCGTGCGGCCCTGGGCTTCCTGCCCGAGAACCCCTGACGCGCCTGCACCCCAGCACGCCTCCTCGTCACTCCGGCGGTGCGTCTGCCGGATTTGCGTCGGTCGGGAGGAACCGAGCCCACCAGCGCAGGATGTGCTCGAATCTCTGACGCCGGTGCTGCGGCCTGCCTGACCGGGAAAGTTCATGGTCCTCGCCCGGGAACACCAGCAGCTGGGCTTCCACACCCCGCCGCTTCAGGGCCGTGAAATACCGCTGGCCCTGCTCCAGCGGACACCTGAGGTCGTTTTCGCTGTGGATGACCAGCGTCGGGGTCTGCACGTTGCCCACGTGCTCGAACGGGCTTTGCGCGGCGACCCCCACCGTTGAGCTGCCGAGATATTCCCTGCCGAAGTACCAGCCAATGTCGGCCGAGCCCTCGAAACTGACGGGGTCCAGGAATCCACGCTCCACAATGGCACCCTGGAACCTGTGGTGGTGCGCGATGGTCCAGGCGGTCAGGTATCCGCCGTACGAGCCGCCCATGATGCCCAGCCGGCCCGCGTCCAGCGCCGGAAATTTGGCCAGCGCCCCGTCCAGGAACGCGAGGATATCCTCCATGTCGTCGGTGCCAAAGCGGCCCTTGATGGCCAGCCCGTGTTCCCGGCCGTAGCCGGCAGAGCCGCGCGGATTGCACATCAGCACGGCATAGCCCGCAGCCGCGTACACCTGGGCTTCATCGAACAGGGCAACGGTGAACTGGGCAAACGGCCCGCCATGGATGTTCAACAGGACCGGGTGCGGACCCTTACCCGCAGGCCTGACGAGCCAGCCATGGACGGGATAGCCATCGGGTGCCTCAAACGTCAGCTCCTGTGGAACCAAAATGTCCGTCTGTGTCCGCAGAACGGCCGAAAAGTCTGTCAGCAGCCGCAGCTGCCCGTCGTCGAGCACTCCGACGTCCCCGTGGGTGGACGGATCGCCGAATACGACGAGCAGCGAACCACCCGCCCAGGCAGCCCCCGTCACCACCTTGTCACCGTGCACCAGCAGGGCATGCCCGCCCGTCGCCCCCAGCTCGAGGAGCTCAACCGAGCCTTGCGCGTTGTTCAGGACCAGGGCGTGGTCCGGGCCGCGGAGCTCAATCCGGGCACCCGGACCGGCAACGTCCATCAGCTCAGGGTCGGTCAGCGCAACCGGCACGCCGCCGTCGGCCGTAACGCAGTACAGCACGGCGTTACGTGCCACGAAGTCCCGGCCGGAGCCGCCCAGGTCCCGGGCAATGTAGAACAGCCATCTGCCGTCCCGGGACTGCCGGACCTCCGATACGGTTTGAGGTGCGGCTACTCCCTGATCCACCGGGAGGGGGTCGCCGCCGGTGACCGGCACCCTGTAGATCAAGGTGGCCAAGTCGTCATCGTTCTCCGGCGGTGCTGCCACAAAGTAGACGGCTGATCCGTCTGCACTGAAAACTCCGGAGCTGGCCTCCGTGGCGAGCGATGTCAGCTGCCGGGCTTCCGGCAGCGACGGAGCCGCAGGCGGTGCCAGCGGTTCGCCGCCGAGTTCCGGGACGTCCACGATGAACAGCTGCTGCGGCTTGTCGCGCGTGTAGCCAACGCTGTTCAGCCTGTACTGGTAGGAGGAGATCAGCCGTGGGGCCTCCGCCTCCGCGGTGATGGCTTCGCTGCGGCCGTACCGTCCGGCCTCGGGCTCGCGGGAGCTGAAGACAATGCGGTGCGAATCGGGAGACCAGGCGAAGGACTCCACTCCGAGCAGCCTGTCGGTAATGACCTGGGGTTCACCGCCGCCGGCCTCCACCACGACGAGCTGCGCTTTCGATGATGGTCCGCCTGTCCGGAGGAAGGCGAGGACCAGTCCATCAGGAGAGAATGCAGGGCCGGTGTCCCGGAAGCCCCTGGTTATTCGCCGCGGCAACTGCTCCTGGTTCAACGGGATGTTCCACAGCTGGCCCACGTAGGAATCAGCAGTGAAATCCGGCCTGGTCACCGACACAACAGCACGGCTGCCGTCCGGGTGAACCGCCGGTGCGGAGACGGAATTGAGCAGCGGGAGGTGTTCTGGCTTCACCCACGTGAGCCTAACGTGCGGCTTTCCCCCAAGCGAACATGCGGCCGGAACACTCGCGCGGGCTCCGCGGCGGCCCGCTCCCCGCCCTAAGATAGTCCGTATGCCATCAAGCCCCCGCCCTCCGCTGCGCTGCCCCGTGTGCGGCGCCGCACTGAATGTCCGGGGCGGGCCGGGTGACGCGGCCCGCAAGGCCTTGGTCTGCGGGTCCGGGCACGGCTTCGACGCGGCGAAGCAGGGCTACTTCAACCTGCTGGTGGGCAAGGGGACAGTCTTTGAAGCCGACACCGCAGAGATGGTGGCGGCCCGGTTCGCTTTCCTCGACGGCGGACATTACCGCCCCCTGGCAGACGCCGTCGCGGCCGCCGTCGTGTCCGGGATAACCCCGGGCGAACCATTCACAGTCCTCGACTCGGGTACTGGGACCGGCCACTATCTCAGGGTGGTGCTGGATGAGGTGCAGCGGCGCACCGCCAGCTGCGCCGCCGTCGCGCTCGACATCTCCAAGTTCGCGCTCCGCCGCGCCGCGCGCCTCAACCCCGGGGCCATCAGCCTTGCCTGCGATGTCTGGCGGCCGCTTCCGGTGGCCGACGCCGCCGTCGATGCCATCACGGTGATCTTCGCCCCCCGCAACGCCGCCGAATTCGCCCGGGTCCTCCGCCCCGGCGGAAGGCTGGTGGTGGTGACGCCGCGCGCCGGACACCTGGCTGCTGTTGCCGCCCAGGCAGGGATGCTGTCCATTGAGGACGACAAGGACGCGCGGCTGGCAGAATCCCTCTCGCCGCACTTCGCCGCCGAGTCCACCCGGGACCTGGATATCCTGATGATGCTAACGCCCAGCGAGCTGGCTGACCTGGCCTTCATGGGTCCGGCCGGGCACCACCTGGACCGCGCGGCCATTGCGGCCAAAATCGGGAACGGCGGGGTGTCGACCCAGGTGGAGGCACGATTCCGGATCACGGTCTTCCGTCCGGCACGGTCCGCACCGTAACGACTTGGCCACGTTCAACCGCTGCCCTTCACGCAACCTGCCGTCCTGCTTTCCGGCGGACTAGGATAAATAAACAGCTACCGAATGGTCAAGGGGGACGGAATGTTTGAATGGCTCGGCGAAAACTGGTGGGCCCTGTGGCTCACCGCCTTCCTCGCGTTCGCAGTGATCGAAATGATCACCCTTGACTTGTTCTTCATCATGCTCGGCGGCGGAACACTTGCCGCGCTCGTCGCAGATTTTGCCGGCGCTGACCTGTGGCTGCAGATTGTGGTGTTCTGCGTCGTCTCCCTGCTGATGATCGCCTTTGTCCGCCCGGTGGCACTAAGCCATCTGAAAAAGGGACCCGCCGACCAACGCACCAACATTGACCGGCTCATCGGCGAGCAGGCCCTGGTGATGGAAGCAGTCAGCTCCACCGGCGGCCTCGTCAAGATCGGGGGCGATGTCTGGAGCGCCCGGTCCTCCGGTGGCGTCCTGCCTGCCGGCCAGAAGGCCGTGGTCTCCGCCATCGACGGGGCCACGGCTGTGGTTTCCGCCCAGCCGGAGCAGGCCACTCAGTCCTAAGTACAGCCTAACAATTGGGGAATAGGAGTCGTATGGACAACGCAGGAGGAGCCGCCCTGGCCATTGTGCTGGTGGTCCTGATCGTGTTCGTGATCATTGTCTTGGTCCGCTCGGTGCGGATTATCCCGCAGGCGAGGGCCGGCGTCGTTGAACGGCTCGGCAAGTACCAGCGGACCCTTAACCCGGGGCTCACCATCCTGATCCCGTTTGTGGACCGGCTCCTGCCGCTCCTGGACCTGAGGGAGCAGGTGGTGTCCTTTCCGCCGCAGCCGGTCATCACCGAAGACAACCTGGTGGTGTCCATCGACACTGTGGTGTACTTCCAGGTCACTGATCCGCGTGCCGCCACCTATGAGATTGCCAACTACATCCAGGCCGTGGAGCAGCTCACCACTACCACCCTGCGTAACGTTGTGGGCGGCCTGAACCTGGAAGAGGCGCTCACATCCCGCGACCAGATCAACGGCCAGCTGCGCGGTGTCTTGGACGAGGCAACCGGCCGCTGGGGCATCCGGGTCTCGCGCGTGGAGCTCAAGGCCATTGACCCGCCCCACTCGATCCAGGACTCGATGGAGAAGCAGATGCGGGCCGAGCGAGACCGCCGCGCTGCGATCCTCACGGCCGAAGGCACCAAGCAGTCCGCCATCCTCACCGCCGAGGGCCAACGGCAAGCATCGATTCTTGCGGCTGAGGGCGACGCCAAGGCGGCCATCCTCCGCGCAGACGGTGAGGCACAGGCCATCCAGAAGGTCTTTGACGCCATCCACAAGGGCAACCCCGACCAGAAGCTCCTGGCCTACCAGTACCTTCAGACGCTTCCGAAAATCGCAGAGGGATCATCAAACAAGCTGTGGATCGTTCCCAGCGAAATTGGCGAGGCACTCAAGGGCATCGGCCAGGCGCTCGGGGGTACCAATCCTGGTCCGACCGCGGGCGGCGGCGGGCTTTTCGACGAGGAACCCGCTAAACAGCCTGGGTCCTGACACGGATTAGCCTCATGCGGGGCGGGAGGGGATGCGCGCTTGGTCGCGGGTCCCCTCCCGTTTTGCGGCTAGGCCCCACACCGGTATAATTGGGTATTTGTCCGGTCGGACCAGATCCGCTGGAACAAGAAAGCTTCGCAATGCGTTGAATCTTATGATGCAGCACAGTGCACACAGTAGTCCGGGGCGGTTATGCCGTTCCGGCTTGCGTGGAGTCCTGCTCCGCGAACCGACCAGAGGGAGAAAACATGAGCGATCGCAGCCTGCGGGGTATGCGCCTTGGCGCGCAGAGCATGGAGACCGAGTCCGGCGTTGAGCCGGCTCCGCGCCAGCGCGTCGAATACCGGTGCGAGGACGGCGAGCAGGTCTTCGTGACGTTCTCTTCAGAGGCTGAAATTCCTCCTGTGTGGGTTTCCAAGACCGGCAAGGAAGCGCTCCTCGTTGATGGCGAACGTCCGGACACCAGCAACGAAAAGGCTGTCCGTACGCACTGGGACATGCTCCTGGAGCGCCGTTCCCTTCCGGAGCTGGAGCAGATCCTCGAGGACCGGCTGACCATCCTGCGCGAGCGCCGTGGCGAACGGCGCAGCGCCTGACCACAGCGGCGGTCACGGCCTCCCACCGAGGTCATAGCGTCATCGATTGACGCGATCTGAACGATTAAGAAAGGGCCGGGCCGGCAACGTGATCACGTTGCCGGCCCGGCCCTTATCTTTGTCCTAACGGCGTTGCAGGTCAGCCCTGCGCCGGATCCTTCTTGCCTGTGAGCTTGTTCCAGCGTGCTTGCAGGCCCCACCTGGTGACGTTGATCATGGCCTCAACAACAATGTTGCCGCTCATCTTTGACGCTCCGAGCTCGCGCTCCACGAACGTAATGGGGCGTTCCTCGATCCTGAGGCCCAGCTTGGCTACACGCCACGCCAAGTCAACCTGGAAGCCGTAGCCCACTGAATCGACAAGGTCGAGGTTCAGTTTTTCCAGCGTGGTCCGCCGGAAGGCGCGGTAGCCGCCGGTGACGTCCTTGATCTTCAGGCCCAGCATCAGCCGGGCGTACGTGCTGCCGGTGCGCGAAATCGCCTGCCGGTACAGCGGCCAGTTGACCACGCTGCCACCGGGAACCCAGCGGGATCCCATGGCAAGGTCCGCGCCCTGTTCAACGGCTTCCAGCAGCTGGGGAAGCTGTTCGGGCTGGTGTGAGCCGTCCGCATCCATTTCCACCAGGACGTCGTAGCCTGCCTCGAGTCCCCATTTGAACCCGGCAATGTAGGCGGCTCCCAGGCCTGCCTTGCCTTTGCGGTGCAGGACGTGGACCTGTGCATCCTCGGCGGCAAAGCCGTCCGCAAGCTGACCGGTGCCGTCCGGGCTGTTGTCGTCCACCACCAGTACGTCCGAGGCCGGTACGGCTGCGCGGAGGCGTTGAAGAGTCTTGGGCAGCGATTCCAGCTCGTTGTAAGTAGGAATGATGGTGAGGACGCGCACAAAGGGCCTTCCTGGACGGGAGCGGTCGGAGCGGCTGAACCGTAGCGGAATAGCTGGCGGTCAGGCGCAACTACCTATTATAGGGCGCTTTATGGGGGCGTTGGCCGGTGTGTCCGGTCAGGAGCGCAGTGCCGGACTCGAATGCAGCTCCACGCCGTCCTTCACGGTCTGCAGGCACACCGGGTCCACGCCGGTATCAAGTGCCGGGAGAAGGGGCGTGCGGGCACGCGGATCCGTGCTCCAGGACTGGACGCGGCCGTCCGCCACCTGGACCATGAGCTCTTCAGCATCCCAAACAGCGAAACTGGCTGGTGCGCCGGGAACCAGTTGCCCGGCCATCGGGTTGTGGTGCTTTGCTGCCCGCCACCCCGCACGGGTGTGGCCGAGGAACGCTGCGCGGGCCGAGATCCGTTCAGCGTGGTTGTGGTGTTCCAGGCAGGCACGCACGCTGGACCACGGGCGCAGTGGTGTCACCGGGCTGTCGCTGCCGAAGCAGATAGGAACACCGGCAGCATAGAACGAGGCAAACGGATTCATGGAGCGGCTCCGGCTCCCCAGGCGCTGCTCATACATGCCGCCTTCGTTCCCCCAGTCAGCGTCGAACCGTGGCTGGGCGCTGACGGTGACGGAGTAGCGGGCCAGCTGTTGCACTGATTTGGGGTCTGCGACTTCCACATGTTCGAAGCGGTGGCCGGCGGCTCGGATCCGTTGTTCGCCCACTTCGGCGGCAGCGAGTTCCAGTGCCTCCAGTGCGGCATCAAGTCCCGCGTCGCCGATGACGTGGAAGCCGCCCTGGATGCCCAGCAGCGAGCAGGCCGCCAGGTGGGCGCCGGCCTGCTCTGCCGAGAGGTAGAGGCTGCCCCGCTCCCCCGCCGCGTCGCTGTAGCCGGCCCTCAGCGCCGCTGTCCTGGAGCCGAGGGAACCGTCAATGTTCAGGTCGCCTGCCAGGCCGCGCACGGATACGCCCAGTTCGTCCAGCAGCGCGCGGGCCTGCTCCTCGGAGGTGGCCAGTTCGCCCCAGTACGGCAGGATTTCCGGCATGGCCTCTCCGGCCGCCGTGTTCCACGCGGCGGCAAGGCGAAGGTCGGAAACTCCGCCTATATGCGGCGCGGCCATCTCCGCCAGTGCCACATAACCGTTTTCGGCCGCTTCGGTCAGGGCGCGCCGCTGGTAGGCCAGGAGGCTGGCCTCCGGGAGCCGCCGTGCTTCCTTGCGGGCCGCTGTATGGGCGGCGCGCTTCACTTGTGAACCCGCGCTGTAGCCGTCCAGTCCGCCAAGCCCGGCGGCCGCAGCCAAGGAGGAAGAGATCAACGCCGAATGCGCATCGACCCTGGCGAGGAACACCGGCCTGCCACCGGCGGCCTGCTCAAGCTCCTCGGCCGCCGGCAGGGCCGGGTCCTCCCACGTGGATTCATCCCAGCCATGACCCAGCAGGGGGCCGTCGCCTTTGGCTGCGGCCACGGCATCGAGTAATTGCCGGGCGGAACGGATCCCGCCCAGCTGGAGGGAACCCAGTGCGATGCCGGTTTCCGTGAGGTGGACGTGGGAGTCAACAAACCCCGGCGCTACGAGGGCGCCATGGAGGTCGATGATCTCCATGGAACTGTCGGCGATGGAGGATGCCGCCTGATCGGAGCCGACCCAGGCCACGGTGTCGCCGTCAACCAGCATGGCGGTGGCAAAGGGGTCTGCTGCTGTGTAGACCGAGCCGTTGCGGTACAGGACCACCTTCCGCTCGTGCGGCGCGGGCGTGGTGGAACGTTCAGTGGTCATGCGGGCGAAGCTCCTGGGGCTAGGGGGAAGAAGGCAGGCTGTTCGTGCATCAGAGCCGGGACATCAAAGTACGGAAGAGTAGGCCACGACGCCGCGGCGGATGAGTGATATTGCTTCTGCGCAAAGCCTGGAGACGCGCGGATCCAGGCCGGGAATCTTGGCGAGCTGGTCCAGGAGGTCGATGACCTGTTTGACCCAGCGGACGAAGTCGCCTGCCGCCAGGTCCGTGCCGTTGAGCACTTCCTGGAGGTGCCGTCCCTTGGCCCATTTGTACATCGGCCAGACAAGACCCAGCTCCGGTTCGGCAGTCAGCGGAAGCTTGTTGGCTTCTTCCACGTCCTCCAGGGCCGACCATTCCCGGATCACCACATCCACGGACGATTCAAGCGAGACGCTGGGCATCCGGGGGCGGAGGCCCCTGTCCTCGCGTTTGGCCTGGTAGACCAGGACGCTGGCCAGGGCTGCTACTTCGACGGCGTCCAGGTCGTTGAGTGCGCCCAGCCGCAGTGCTTGCGAAATCAGCAGGTCCTTCTCGCCGTAGATCCGGCGGAGCCGCTGGCCGTCCGGGCTGATGGCCAGGCGCCCGTCAGCTCCTGCTTCCAGGTAGCCGTAGGCGGAAAGGACATCGCAGACGCGATCGAAGGTCTTGGCAATGGTGTTGGTCCGGCCCTGGATCTGCCGGACCAGGGCATCCGTCTCCCGGCGCAGCTTCCACCAACGCTCAGACCAACGGGCGTGGTCTTCACGCTCGCTGCAGCCGTGGCAGGGGTGGGCCCGGAGCGCCTGGCGAAGCTCCGTGATGCGTTTCTCCTGATGGGGCAAAACGGACCCCAGGCCAAAATCAGTGCTGCGGCCCGGTGACGGCGGGCGGTTCTCCCGGAGTGCGTTCCGGGCCGACGATGCGAGGTCACGCCGGGACTTGGGGACCTTCGCATTGAACGACTTCGGGATCCGGATCCGGGTCAGGGGTGCGATGGGGCCCTCAAGGTCCTCGGTGCCGATCCGCCTGAGCTGGTTGTCGAGCGTC from Pseudarthrobacter sp. SSS035 carries:
- a CDS encoding methyltransferase domain-containing protein, with the protein product MPSSPRPPLRCPVCGAALNVRGGPGDAARKALVCGSGHGFDAAKQGYFNLLVGKGTVFEADTAEMVAARFAFLDGGHYRPLADAVAAAVVSGITPGEPFTVLDSGTGTGHYLRVVLDEVQRRTASCAAVALDISKFALRRAARLNPGAISLACDVWRPLPVADAAVDAITVIFAPRNAAEFARVLRPGGRLVVVTPRAGHLAAVAAQAGMLSIEDDKDARLAESLSPHFAAESTRDLDILMMLTPSELADLAFMGPAGHHLDRAAIAAKIGNGGVSTQVEARFRITVFRPARSAP
- a CDS encoding type III polyketide synthase codes for the protein MTVYVRSLETAVPPTVLVQTEARDVFAAQPGLTRLGSRLVSTCFDSAAIDTRHTAVEEMTMAFRSDDPQFFDPSTGLLLNPTTKVRNEIFAREVTKLFIESARAAVDACPDLSLLDITHVITVSCTGFFNPGPDYKIVRALGLDPAVQRYHLGFMGCYAAFPALRAAKSFCEADPQAVVLVVCAELCSLHVRTSNDPDTIMGSALFADGAAAAIITARNDPDAPALMQLDHFETVLTPVGEESMAWNIGDHGFEMVLGNYVPHIIDDHIIGALAPLLARDPSLRGLPYRDIRHWAIHPGGRSILDKVQTRLELTDEQLVPARDTLRDYGNMSSATVLFVLRHILEQPPVEGEERICSMAFGPGLTVETGLFTKLRQAATGKPAVQPEAASSLV
- a CDS encoding nuclear transport factor 2 family protein, with protein sequence MAELMASEPNALELVLDFIRTLEAGGDGGAIGRFLAADFVLVEAPHLLAAEGSTRTRDQAMAGLDQSGEVVADQKFGIRRTTCEGGRVVVEADWSARTLMDLRYWDAGETIRARTSSVFEVRDGLIISQDSYDCYFVNS
- a CDS encoding class I SAM-dependent methyltransferase — encoded protein: MDLPDCDPTKLELTYRQFELVNRLFSGWRQLYRRELRPLLSHDTETTLLDIGCGGGDLARQLALWSARDKLLLEVTGIDPDARAYSYSSRRPHHVAVRFRQADSADLVREGRRFDVVISNHVIHHLQPADLAQLLADSQALARRISLHNDLRRNIAAYALFSLAALPFRGSFIRADGLTSIRRSYTPAELTAAAPPGWQVARHSPFHQVLMHGPDHPDG
- a CDS encoding S9 family peptidase produces the protein MKPEHLPLLNSVSAPAVHPDGSRAVVSVTRPDFTADSYVGQLWNIPLNQEQLPRRITRGFRDTGPAFSPDGLVLAFLRTGGPSSKAQLVVVEAGGGEPQVITDRLLGVESFAWSPDSHRIVFSSREPEAGRYGRSEAITAEAEAPRLISSYQYRLNSVGYTRDKPQQLFIVDVPELGGEPLAPPAAPSLPEARQLTSLATEASSGVFSADGSAVYFVAAPPENDDDLATLIYRVPVTGGDPLPVDQGVAAPQTVSEVRQSRDGRWLFYIARDLGGSGRDFVARNAVLYCVTADGGVPVALTDPELMDVAGPGARIELRGPDHALVLNNAQGSVELLELGATGGHALLVHGDKVVTGAAWAGGSLLVVFGDPSTHGDVGVLDDGQLRLLTDFSAVLRTQTDILVPQELTFEAPDGYPVHGWLVRPAGKGPHPVLLNIHGGPFAQFTVALFDEAQVYAAAGYAVLMCNPRGSAGYGREHGLAIKGRFGTDDMEDILAFLDGALAKFPALDAGRLGIMGGSYGGYLTAWTIAHHHRFQGAIVERGFLDPVSFEGSADIGWYFGREYLGSSTVGVAAQSPFEHVGNVQTPTLVIHSENDLRCPLEQGQRYFTALKRRGVEAQLLVFPGEDHELSRSGRPQHRRQRFEHILRWWARFLPTDANPADAPPE
- a CDS encoding peptide deformylase translates to MTAVSPPTSFTPAHLRERVQEILSAGSLPPIVQAGNPVLRQQAAPFDGQISAGELDRLIALMREVMYEAPGVGLAAPQLGIPLQLAVLEDQYDVDPEAAALRHRSPLEFLTIINPHYTAVGTESAAFFEGCLSLTGLQAVVVRPERVLLRFETPGGLASEREFEGWQARIVQHETDHLHGTLYVDRAELRSLSSNVEYAANWAEPGIGKARAALGFLPENP
- a CDS encoding NAD(P)/FAD-dependent oxidoreductase; protein product: MADVVIVGGGPVGLYLAALLLQEGVAVQVLEQRLHREHHSRAIGIHPPALAALDRAAVASAMVDAGVRIRGGIAVSGQKTVGSMSFASVSERFPFVLSLPQVTTESLLERRVHELDGAALVRGARVTEIADDGGLVTVRAATTKTGGAGTRITSRLLVAADGSRSLMRNLLGIPATSRTYPDHYVMGDFEGTGENLNEAVLYLEAEGIVESFPLPGGLRRWVVRIPRPEPVPDAVELARMVHHRTGIRPDPVTNTMLSSFSPCSTVACRSVSGRAVLIGDAAHEISPIGGQGMNLGWLDAAELAPIICDALAGNPVGQRLHAYSARRRKAASVARWQSEVNMTLGRPLSPPFLALRNHAVSAVSGIPAANRLVARRFTMQ